A genomic stretch from Phaeodactylum tricornutum CCAP 1055/1 chromosome 22, whole genome shotgun sequence includes:
- a CDS encoding predicted protein, protein PFASRRVIVVGAGPAGLFCALALARQGFRPILLERGQAVESRGKDIGALMHRRSMNGESNFAFGEGGAGTWSDGKLTTRIGRNSQAVRDVLDTLVAYGAPQTILVEGAPHLGTDNLVRLLRNMRLDLRALGGKVRFGTRMTSLIVEDGIAVGVEYHRSQPAIERNVALAEHDQQLPERGSIRGDAVVLATGHSARDVYENLYALGVQLEPKGFAVGFRVEHPQALINKIQYGSEWAPSVITAYDGNQTRGVYSFCMCPGGQIVPASTDPDEVCVNGMSFSRRDSLWANSALVVTVAPDDPVLDEYRARHGVLSGIAFQRDMERKAATMGGGNLTVPVQRLTDFVAGIPSTTAPSSSYRLGVRPAACHELYPAPLTTALRHAVMEQFERQMPGFVSEEGLLHAVETRTSSPVRVSRNETTMQAVGIRGLYPAGEGAGFAGGIVSAAVDGLAVAEAILEASLSGS, encoded by the exons CCCTTCGCGTCCCGACGCGTTATTGTGGTGGGCGCTGGTCCCGCTGGGCTGTTTTGTGCGCTCGCACTTGCCCGGCAAGGCTTTCGTCCCATACTTCTCGAACGAGGTCAGGCTGTGGAATCCCGAGGCAAAGACATTGGTGCCCTCATGCACCGTAGAAGCATGAACGGGGAAAGCAACTTTGCCTTTGGAGAAGGCGGTGCCGGAACTTGGAGTGATGGTAAGCTAACGACAAGGATAGGACGGAACTCGCAAGCCGTCCGTGACGTATTGGATACTCTCGTTGCCTACGGCGCACCCCAAACGATACTCGTTGAAGGAGCGCCACATTTGGGCACGGACAATCTGGTACGATTACTACGTAACATGCGCTTGGATTTGCGAGCGCTCGGTGGAAAAGTACGATTCGGAACCAGGATGACCTCGCTTATCGTGGAGGACGGAATCGCCGTTGGTGTCGAATATCATCGCAGTCAGCCCGCCATCGAGCGAAACGTTGCTCTCGCCGAACATGATCAACAATTGCCGGAACGGGGAAGTATTCGAGGGGATGCGGTAGTTTTGGCCACGGGACATTCCGCTCGGGACGTGTACGAAAATCTGTACGCTCTTGGGGTTCAACTGGAACCCAAAGGGTTTGCCGTGGGCTTTCGTGTAGAGCATCCCCAGGCTCTCATCAATAAGATTCAGTACGGCAGTGAGTGGGCACCATCGGTTATCACGG CCTACGACGGCAACCAAACGCGTGGTGTCTATTCATTCTGTATGTGCCCCGGAGGACAAATTGTTCCCGCATCGACCGATCCAGATGAAGTGTGTGTTAATGGGATGAGCTTCAGTCGTCGGGACTCACTGTGGGCCAATAGTGCCTTGGTCGTTACCGTTGCTCCGGATGATCCCGTACTTGACGAATACCGCGCCAGACACGGGGTGCTGTCCGGGATTGCTTTTCAACGCGATATGGAACGCAAGGCCGCGACAATGGGAGGTGGCAACCTGACTGTTCCGGTACAGCGGCTGACAGACTTTGTGGCCGGGATTCCCTCGACGACTGCACCCTCGTCCTCGTATCGTTTGGGCGTCCGACCGGCGGCATGTCACGAACTCTACCCGGCCCCTTTGACAACCGCGTTGCGACACGCGGTGATGGAACAATTTGAGAGACAAATGCCGGGGTTTGTCAGTGAAGAAGGACTGTTGCATGCGGTAGAAACGCGTACGTCTAGTCCCGTGCGTGTGTCACGCAACGAAACTACGATGCAGGCCGTGGGTATTCGTGGATTGTACCCCGCAGGGGAAGGAGCAGGCTTTGCGGGGGGCATCGTCTCGGCAGCAGTGGACGGATTGGCCGTGGCGGAAGCTATTTTggaggcttcgttgtcggGCAGC
- a CDS encoding predicted protein, which yields KRDFVYFTDVKNIPAKDLATMERLWNKFSNGKFGYSVQKRKWRQCKGDFEAFCRKIGWTATDGEIERKKRWFGASEFIYDVKKAPEGHLPLTSALRGTSLIKQILNHPVWDDEDWKKEP from the coding sequence AAGCGTGATTTTGTTTATTTCACCGACGTCAAGAACATTCCAGCGAAGGACTTGGCAACAATGGAACGACTGTGGAACAAATTCTCCAACGGAAAATTTGGATACTCGGTGCAAAAGAGAAAGTGGCGACAATGCAAAGGCGACTTTGAAGCCTTTTGCCGAAAAATTGGTTGGACCGCGACGGATGGAGAAATCGAGCGTAAGAAGCGTTGGTTCGGGGCTTCCGAGTTTATTTACGACGTTAAAAAGGCTCCGGAAGGCCACTTACCCCTGACCAGTGCTCTGCGGGGGACTTCACTGATCAAGCAAATTCTGAACCATCCCGTCTGGGACGATGAGGACTGGAAAAAGGAACCCTAA
- the NTT1 gene encoding nucleotide transporter 1 (Plastidial ATP/ADP translocator. Has signal peptide with proposed cleavage site: TEA-FA. ChloroP positive.), which produces MIPTTSVASHRSVVLVGLACTTLLLAVLSPSSTEAFAPSAHRYSPNQAVPYSGSLVLPRARGLAMGNPQNSALHMQTPWSKAGANKRKPRPTMVSPIQMSDAAIESNDDESDSKKKGFLQKIKSIVPPQEERQKLVPLALMFFCILFNYTILRDTKDVLMVTAPKSGAEVIPFIKTYCNLPVAIGFTGVYAKMTDSMELKNVFYACVIPFLIFFASFAFFIYPNRAILHPHALVDVLAARLPANFAAPLAIVRNWSFAVFYVMAEMWGSVVASLLFWSLANQITTVEEAKKYYPLFGLGANVALIFSGQYVKFVSNMRASLAPGVDAWAVSLNYLMGAVVASGGVLLATYKYIQDNVVAKSEAMKALKKYPSKKKPKMTLKESAKFLFSSPYIRDLALLVISYGMCINIVEVSWKAKLKQAFPDPNSYSAFMGNFSSATGAATLIMMLLGRSIFQKFGWRTAALVTPTMIGVTGLGFFATNVFSGAMSPVAALLGTTPLMLAVLLGAAQNILSKSSKYSLFDPCKEMAYIPLDQESKTKGKAAIDVVGNPLGKSGGALIQQVLIFGVGSLAAATPYLAVILAGLVFMWVRAANSLAGQFNTAMSADGVSE; this is translated from the exons ATGATACCGACGACTAGCGTTGCTTCTCACCGCAGTGTGGTCCTAGTTGGGCTAGCATGCACGACACTCCTATTGGCGGTTCTATCGCCCTCGTCGACCGAAGCCTTTGCGCCATCTGCGCATCGGTATAGTCCCAATCAAGCTGTTCCCTATTCGGGTTCCCTTGTTCTTCCTCGTGCACGTGGACTAGCGATGGGAAATCCTCAGAATAGTGCCTTGCACATGCAGACGCCTTGGTCGAAGGCTGGCGCTAACAAACGAAAGCCCCGACCGACAATGGTTTCTCCGATTCAAATGTCGGACGCCGCTATTGagagcaacgacgacgaaagcgacTCCAAGAAGAAAGGATTCTTACAGAAGATCAAGTCTATCGTTCCGCCTCAGGAAGAACGACAAAAACTGGTTCCCTTGGCACTCATGTTCTTTTGCATCCTCTTCAACTATACTATTCTTCGTGACACAAAAGATGTACTCATGGTTACGGCCCCAAAATCCGGAGCTGAAGTCATACCCTTCATCAAGACTTACTGTAATCTACCCGTGGCAATC GGATTTACGGGCGTCTATGCCAAAATGACTGATTCGATGGAACTCAAAAACGTGTTCTACGCGTGTGTGATTCCCTTTCTCATCTTTTTCGCatcctttgcctttttcatCTACCCGAATCGGGCCATCCTGCACCCACACGCCTTGGTGGACGTTCTCGCGGCCAGGTTGCCGGCCAACTTTGCCGCACCGCTCGCTATTGTTCGCAACTGGAGTTTCGCTGTCTTTTACGTCATGGCTGAAATGTGGGGAAGTGTCGTTGCGAGTCTCCTCTTTTGGAGCTTGGCCAATCAGATCACGACcgtcgaagaagccaaaaagtATT ACCCGTTGTTTGGACTCGGTGCCAACGTGGCCCTCATATTTTCGGGACAATACGTCAAATTCGTCTCGAATATGCGCGCCAGCTTGGCCCCTGGAGTAGATGCGTGGGCTGTATCGCTCAATTACCTTATGGGTGCCGTTGTCGCCTCAGGTGGAGTTTTGCTTGCCACCTACAAGTATATTCAGGATAACGTTGTTGCCAAAAGTGAAGCCATGAAAGCCCTAAAGAAGTATCCTAGCAAAAAGAAGCCCAAGATGACTCTAAAAGAATCGGCCAAGTTTCTTTTCAGCAGCCCTTACATTCGCGATCTAGCTTTGTTGGTAATTTCGTACGGCATGTGCATCAACATTGTCGAAGTCAGCTGGAAAGCCAAGCTCAAGCAGGCCTTTCCCGATCCGAACTCGTACTCCGCCTTTATGGGTAACTTCTCGTCAGCTACCGGGGCGGCCACTCTGATTATGATGTTGCTCGGCCGATCCATCTTTCAGAAGTTTGGTTGGAGAACAGCTGCGCTGGTCACTCCAACG ATGATCGGTGTGACGGGCTTGGGTTTCTTCGCCACCAACGTGTTTTCGGGCGCCATGTCTCCGGTTGCCGCTCTTTTGGGCACAACCCCGCTTATGTTGGCGGTCTTGCTCGGAGCGGCGCAGAATATTCTGAGCAAGAGCTCCAAATACTCTTTGTTTGATCCGTGTAAAGAAATGGCCTACATCCCTTTGGATCAGGAATCCAAAACCAAAGGCAAGGCGGCCATTGATGTTGTCGGCAATCCCTTGGGAAAGAGTGGTGGGGCGTTGATTCAACAGGTTCTTATCTTTGGAGTCGGTAGTTTAGCCGCCGCTACGCCGTATTTAGCCGTGATCTTGGCTGGTCTGGTATTCATGTGGGTCCGAGCCGCGAATTCGTTGGCCGGACAGTTCAACACCGCCATGTCGGCCGACGGCGTGAGCGAGTAA
- a CDS encoding predicted protein, whose product MAVPVSVAPERHDRGSLLEVESMPDQIIYVKFLMKGNAIDTLELQPLQDVHRGRCAQTSNSSATTDDTVVTRVQCESTVHLTMDPDKALELDIRSHNEWSWNEFWYPPSIPNELQLWRKENMAIPMCYLMVGTMQGLVRPLLNVYPLDLNATEAQQTTLATVATLPAALKLLYGFLSDNVPLCGYRRKPYMALGWLSASLTMMILGYSSNLSILYADDNQPIAPGGAPSISFLTGAFFVFGTGMWLADVMADSLVAQKARLESESMRGSMQSSCYVARFLGLLLAAPISTLLYSRHGASRIVLMLTIIPIAMAPLVYCLREDRNGPIPSTRDQCSELWKTACSRSVWQPMAFVYVFNVLQVSNAAWRQYLKSVLHFTSAEMNSLLIASYVLLYVGTLTYKCCFLHASWQRIYQVCIALNALFSGLQLLLIRNVTFGLSPFVFALGDDAFSEFLEGVQFLPVAILMVALCPPGSEGASYAMFTTVWYGHCVCVYELGHDVGSSYQHREMLAPAISTEMLGIWNCSKETLESGNLDGLFKLTLLTTIVQTLPLACIGWLPRGRTELETLSEKQYSGSPIGGGIFLAVLLGSMAWTLAVAILNVGYPGWGGGS is encoded by the exons ATGGCCGTTCCTGTGTCAGTCGCTCCGGAACGTCATGATCGCGGGTCCTTACTGGAAGTGGAATCAATGCCAGACCAGATCATTTACGTAAA GTTCCTCATGAAGGGAAATGCGATAGATACGCTGGAACTCCAGCCTTTGCAGGATGTACATCGAGGACGTTGTGCGCAGACAAGCAACTCGTCCGCGACAACCGACGATACGGTTGTCACCCGAGTACAATGCGAATCAACAGTACATCTTACAATGGACCCGGATAAGGCTCTAGAACTCGACATTCGTAGTCACAACGAATGGTCTTGGAACGAATTTTGGTATCCGCCCTCTATTCCCAATGAACTTCAACTCTGGAGAAAAGAGAATATGGCCATACCGATGTGCTATTTGATGGTTGGGACGATGCAAGGACTGGTGCGGCCACTCCTCAACGTGTATCCACTCGATCTGAACGCAACCGAAGCTCAGCAAACGACTTTGGCTACCGTCGCTACACTCCCCGCCGCTTTGAAACTTCTCTACGGCTTTCTTAGCGACAATGTTCCTCTATGTGGATACCGCCGGAAACCCTACATGGCTCTGGGTTGGTTAAGCGCCTCGCTTACCATGATGATACTTGGTTATTCATCCAATCTGTCTATACTCTACGCAGATGACAATCAACCCATCGCACCCGGTGGTGCTCCGTCGATTTCGTTCTTGACCGGTGCATTTTTTGTGTTCGGCACAGGCATGTGGCTAGCCGACGTAATGGCCGATTCTCTGGTAGCCCAAAAAGCTCGTTTGGAATCGGAAAGTATGCGGGGGTCAATGCAGTCCTCGTGTTATGTCGCTCGCTTTCTCGGACTTCTCTTGGCGGCTCCCATTTCGACTCTCTTGTACAGTCGACACGGTGCGAGTCGTATCGTACTGATGCTGACAATCATTCCAATAGCTATGGCACCCCTCGTATATTGCCTGAGAGAGGATCGAAATGGTCCGATACCCTCGACAAGGGACCAGTGCTCTGAACTATGGAAAACGGCTTGTTCCCGATCCGTCTGGCAGCCCATGGCCTTCGTATACGTCTTCAACGTTTTACAGGTGTCCAACGCGGCTTGGCGCCAATATTTGAAATCCGTCTTGCACTTTACCTCCGCTGAAATGAACTCGCTTTTGATTGCGTCCTACGTCCTCTTGTACGTGGGGACGTTGACCTACAAATGCTGCTTTTTGCACGCTAGCTGGCAACGTATCTATCAGGTTTGCATTGCGCTCAACGCATTGTTTTCCGGCTTGCAACTTTTGTTGATTCGGAACGTCACTTTTGGCTTAAGCCCTTTTGTCTTTGCCTTGGGAGACGATGCATTTAGCGAATTTTTGGAGGGCGTGCAATTTTTGCCGGTGGCCATTCTCATGGTGGCGCTTTGTCCACCTGGATCGGAAGGGGCGAGCTACGCCATGTTCACCACCGTCTGGTACGGAcattgtgtttgtgtgtat GAACTCGGGCATGATGTTGGCTCCAGCTATCAGCACAGAGAGATGTTGGCTCCAGCTATCAGCACAGAGATGCTCGGAATTTGGAATTGCAGCAAGGAAACATTGGAGAGCGGCAATTTGGATGGATTGTTCAAGCTTACTCTGCTGACGACTATTGTGCAAACACTTCCGCTCGCTTGCATCGGCTGGTTACCCCGCGGTCGGACCGAGCTGGAAACACTATCGGAGAAACAATATTCAGGAAGCCCAATTGGTGGTGGCATCTTTTTGGCCGTACTTTTAGGATCTATGGCTTGGACTCTAGCAGTGGCGATATTGAACGTAGGCTACCCGGGCTGGGGAGGCGGATCCTAG
- a CDS encoding predicted protein — MSSSSGPENGASDHSVERGSSHHSLFVDEDAARLSTGETSNEVLELHRTSLERSTDPTCASSDMKEFLACLSFLIVSLVIGGLPINPRQRPIPYQLLEDMKIYVRNQVYNERFEGETIPDFLLLLLAIILPFFSQIFVCVLLRRAGDRHRTVCVYLVAFAITLLVIDFVKLYVGYLRPIFYVSCEPDDVYETCTDGGGGDVRKSFPSGHAGTAFCGMTLIALYLHTRVGVPSVQTMVREMYSDGNVRWTVGYSKSPSMARLVSILSLTPLMLALFIAASRVVDNKHFPADVVGGSVLGASIAVFTHSLWFP; from the coding sequence ATGAGTAGTAGTAGCGGTCCCGAAAACGGTGCATCCGACCACAGCGTCGAACGCGGCTCAAGCCATCATTCTCTATTCGTTGACGAAGACGCAGCTCGTCTTTCCACAGGCGAGACTTCAAATGAAGTATTAGAACTGCACCGTACATCATTGGAGCGATCCACAGATCCTACGTGTGCTTCCTCCGATATGAAAGAGTTCTTGGCATGCTTGTCTTTCTTAATAGTGAGCTTGGTGATTGGAGGCCTACCGATCAATCCTCGCCAACGGCCGATTCCATACCAGCTGCTTGAAGACATGAAAATATACGTACGCAATCAAGTCTACAACGAAAGATTTGAAGGCGAAACGATACCAGACttcttgctgttgcttctgGCGATTATTTTACCCTTTTTTTCCCAGATTTTCGTTTGTGTCTTGCTTCGTCGAGCCGGTGATAGACACAGGACAGTATGCGTGTATCTCGTGGCGTTTGCCATAACTTTGTTAGTCATTGATTTCGTCAAGTTGTACGTTGGTTATTTGCGACCCATTTTCTACGTTAGCTGCGAGCCAGACGACGTCTATGAAACTTGTACGGATGGAGGTGGAGGTGATGTTCGCAAGTCGTTTCCGTCGGGTCACGCtggaacagcattttgtGGCATGACGTTGATTGCATTGTATCTTCATACGAGAGTTGGTGTACCTAGTGTACAAACAATGGTCCGAGAAATGTATTCCGACGGGAACGTCCGCTGGACAGTTGGGTACTCCAAGTCACCGAGTATGGCTAGATTGGTTTCAATCCTATCGCTTACGCCCTTGATGTTGGCTCTTTTTATCGCTGCCAGCCGcgtcgtcgacaacaaaCATTTCCCGGCTGATGTAGTTGGTGGTTCCGTTTTAGGAGCTTCGATTGCTGTATTTACGCATAGCTTGTGGTTTCCTTAG
- a CDS encoding predicted protein has product MGDIASAPSLYSRPAFFRQTRTGKILKTVNERYYRDDLGFGCHFVDDASPCQPHALIVCDANVLLHNIDVLEQADSLMPNIVIPQTALMECRANRMVAYDRTVELLRAVGGGKTKTTKRCGIFFADPHHAATQLEHDETKIERKGNSINDENDARIRKVADYFGTALKNTGVRVILLTDDAGSRTLAAEESSTYQAKSVREWVKELERFNPGLSLLDQVAQFNNTSPTGGINEKDYFEAHLEAKLLLRGVQAGMYHRGVLRSAGSHSAMITIRQGDERVAVTIPSFTDRNRAVDGDVVAVALHPLDKWITASVDLKASKAEANRAIAPGIANETAEPTISEMNNVADTFALEDDAESLRPTGKVVGIIRRNFSTYSGSIYAIKNYEREHPDGSITCVFFPVDKKIPPILIRTTQRDRLFGQRIVVAMDSWPSTSIYPLGHYVRVIGPAGSKDVETEVLLQEHDIPHEPFPAAVLACLPPEDYRIDVDNSPGRQDIRHIPVLSIDPPNCKDIDDALHCTVLPNGNFQVGVHIADVTHYVQAGTAIDLEAANRSTSTYLVNKRLDMLPSLLTTDLCSLKGNVDRYAFSVLWEVTPEAEILNVEFQKTIIHSIAALTYQQAQTMIDQPDDPNDIQSNAVKRLASLARKFRKRRIDAGALTLASPEVKFVLDSESLNPTDVQAYALLEANAVVEEFMLLANVTVSKKILRHFPTLSVLRRHPAPNRAMFDSLISKAKSKDLDINIDDSKRLADSLDAAVVESDPYVNKLLRILSTRCMSPAQYFCSGEFRPMEWHHYGLAAPVYTHFTSPIRRYADVCVHRLLAAAVGVAPLPPHLSSKSYLHDLCANMNRRHRAAQLAGRASVQLHTLIFFAGDGAKEEQAYILDVETAEGVEPSFTVIVPRYGIEGRVKL; this is encoded by the exons ATGGGCGATATTGCCAGCGCTCCTTCCCTATACAGTCGCCCCGCATTTTTCAGACAAACCCGGACCGGAAAGATTCTCAAAACCGTCAACGAGCGATATTATCGAGACGATTTGGGCTTTGGCTGTCACTTTGTCGATGATGCAAGT CCCTGTCAACCCCATGCGTTAATAGTCTGTGATGCCAATGTTTTGTTGCACAATATAGATGTTTTGGAACAAGCGGACTCTCTCATGCCGAATATTGTCATTCCTCAGACGGCTTTAATGGAATGTCGGGCCAATCGAATGGTAGCTTATGACCGCACGGTCGAGCTGTTGCGAGCAGTAGGGGGCGGGAAGACCAAAACTACCAAACGTTGCGGCATCTTCTTTGCTGATCCGCATCATGCTGCAACTCAGCTCGAACATGATGAGACCAAAATTGAGCGCAAGGGAAATTCCATCAACGATGAAAACGATGCCCGCATTCGAAAAGTAGCCGACTATTTTGGCACAGCCTTAAAGAACACGGGTGTGCGAGTGATCTTGCTGACCGACGACGCCGGCTCTCGCACACTCGCGGCAGAAGAATCCTCAACGTACCAAGCCAAGTCGGTGCGAGAATGGGTAAAAGAATTAGAAAGGTTCAATCCAGGTCTATCTCTACTCGATCAAGTCGCACAATTTAATAATACTAGCCCCACGGGTGGTATCAACGAAAAGGATTACTTTGAAGCTCATCTAGAAGCCAAGCTTTTGTTACGAGGAGTACAAGCTGGAATGTACCACCGGGGAGTGCTACGATCCGCAGGAAGCCATTCCGCTATGATTACGATTAGACAAGGCGATGAACGAGTAGCTGTGACGATACCAAGCTTTACGGATCGGAATCGTGCCGTCGACGGCGATGTCGTTGCTGTGGCTTTGCATCCTTTGGACAAGTGGATTACTGCGAGCGTCGATCTCAAAGCCAGTAAGGCTGAGGCAAACAGAGCTATTGCGCCAGGTATCGCTAATGAAACAGCTGAACCAACTATAAGTGAAATGAACAATGTCGCCGACACCTTTGCTTTGGAGGATGACGCTGAATCACTGCGTCCCACTGGTAAGGTTGTTGGAATCATTCGGCGCAACTTTTCCACTTACAGCGGCTCCATTTACGCCATCAAAA ATTATGAACGCGAGCATCCGGATGGGTCAATCACCTGCGTATTCTTTCCCGTCGACAAGAAGATTCCTCCCATTTTAATTCGGACAACGCAACGGGATCGCCTTTTCGGTCAACGCATAGTTGTGGCTATGGATTCCTGGCCCTCCACATCTATTTACCCCCTAGGACATTACGTACGGGTGATTGGGCCAGCCGGATCTAAAGACGTTGAAACCGAAGTGCTGCTTCAAGAGCATGACATACCTCACGAACCTTTCCCTGCTGCTGTTCTTGCTTGCTTGCCACCTGAAGATTACCGCATCGATGTAGACAATAGCCCCGGACGCCAGGATATCCGGCACATTCCTGTTTTGTCAATCGATCCGCCCAATTGCAAAGATATCGACGACGCACTACACTGCACTGTGCTACCCAACGGAAACTTTCAGGTTGGTGTGCACATTGCGGACG TGACACACTACGTCCAGGCAGGTACCGCGATTGATCTAGAAGCAGCGAATCGTTCGACGTCGACGTATTTAGTAAATAAGCGACTCGACATGCTTCCCAGCCTCTTAACAACAGACCTTTGCAGTCTGAAAGGAAATGTAGATCGGTACGCCTTTTCGGTACTGTGGGAGGTCACACCAGAGGCCGAGATTCTCAACGTTGAATTTCAAAAGACCATCATCCACTCGATTGCCGCCCTTACTTATCAGCAAGCGCAGACAATGATTGACCAACCCGACGACCCGAACGATATTCAGTCGAATGCCGTGAAGCGCCTCGCATCTCTTGCACGTAAGTTTCGAAAACGTCGAATTGATGCTGGGGCGTTGACTTTGGCATCACCAGAAGTTAAGTTCGTGTTGGACAGCGAGTCCTTGAATCCAACAGACGTCCAAGCGTACGCACTGTTGGAAGCAAATGCTGTCGTAGAGGAATTCATGCTACTGGCCAACGTTACCGTATCGAAAAAAATTCTTCGGCACTTTCCGACTTTGTCAGTACTTCGACGGCATCCTGCTCCTAACCGCGCTATGTTTGATAGCCTTATCAGTAAAGCAAAGAGCAAGGATTTGGATATCAATATCGACGACTCGAAGCGTCTAGCGGATTCGCTGGATGCCGCTGTTGTAGAGTCTGACCCTTACGTGAACAAACTTCTTCGTATTTTGTCGACCCGATGCATGAGCCCCGCGCAGTACTTTTGCTCGGGAGAGTTTCGCCCAATGGAGTGGCATCACTACGGTTTGGCGGCGCCTGTCTATACACACTTTACGTCCCCAATTCGACGTTACGCGGATGTTTGCGTCCATCGATTGTTAGCTGCTGCTGTAGGGGTGGCCCCTTTACCACCTCACCTCTCATCGAAATCTTACCTGCATGATCTATGTGCCAACATGAATAGACGCCATCGTGCGGCGCAGCTTGCAGGTCGAGCCAGTGTGCAGCTTCATACACTCATTTTCTTTGCCGGTGATGGGgccaaagaagaacaagCTTACATATTGGACGTAGAAACTGCAGAAGGAGTCGAGCCTTCCTTTACTGTGATTGTTCCTAGATACGGAATCGAAGGGAGAGTGAAGCTA
- a CDS encoding predicted protein, producing MTVGRIFALLYLLFSASLVLKFAEAWTSFPSSLYGTHVRCNTALFVSKEDSQRFKEEAERLRKEVSLFEKEKNAIAAEQRRKIEEEQEAQQVLRERYSAVVPILKPNGETVEERVSFPPIYNDGSFIATCEASLPLGLILGESELFAATTVVDELAPGSNAEAAGVQIGDIVRAFTACRLEMTMPTWQVLAGGIGVPKTKRFMYSADGRPFEEVMEAVASNRQDPAERPMLLVLERRKIS from the coding sequence ATGACCGTGGGTCGAATATTTGCGTTGCTGTATTTGCTTTTCAGCGCTAGCCTCGTACTGAAATTTGCGGAGGCGTGgacttcgtttccttcctcTCTTTACGGAACACACGTGCGATGCAATACCGCTCTTTTCGTGTCCAAAGAAGATTCGCAACGCTTCAAGGAAGAGGCGGAGCGATTACGAAAGGAAGTCTCTTTGTTtgagaaagagaaaaacGCCATCGCGGCTGAACAGCGACGGAAAATTGAAGAGGAGCAAGAAGCTCAACAAGTTTTGCGAGAACGCTATTCTGCTGTGGTTCCCATTCTCAAACCTAACGGCGAAACTGTCGAAGAACGCGTTAGCTTTCCACCGATCTACAACGACGGATCGTTCATTGCAACGTGTGAGGCCTCTTTGCCCCTGGGACTCATTCTAGGGGAGAGCGAATTATTTGCGGCCACTACAGTGGTCGACGAACTTGCTCCGGGAAGCAATGCTGAAGCGGCGGGTGTACAAATTGGTGATATTGTCCGCGCTTTTACGGCCTGCAGATTGGAAATGACCATGCCCACCTGGCAAGTGTTAGCTGGAGGAATTGGTGTTCCCAAGACGAAACGATTCATGTATTCGGCCGATGGCCGTCCGTTCGAAGAAGTTATGGAAGCCGTGGCTTCCAATCGGCAGGATCCAGCGGAGAGACCAATGTTGCTCGTTTTGGAACGCCGAAAAATCTCGTAG
- a CDS encoding predicted protein, with amino-acid sequence MKLLFLIFLPASLTRSYTMRSTFTQNTIATPETTLPFHWTMRDRSASYWFQVGDSVEVLDDVMKAGITLRGRQGIVQETWEKCDVDPTCCCAEQVDVGMAVRVKFQGSEADESDIGSFFHYFAEDELRQFFAQKSPINGTAFDGMGCTAFKLDQLRQAGQDPRRIASYEPKGKLNYDDE; translated from the coding sequence ATGAAATTGCTCTTCCTGATTTTCCTTCCTGCATCGCTGACGCGTAGTTATACAATGCGCTCAACGTTTACACAGAATACCATTGCTACGCCAGAAACGACACTCCCGTTTCATTGGACCATGCGGGATCGATCGGCCAGTTACTGGTTCCAAGTCGGCGATAGTGTAGAAGTACTGGATGATGTCATGAAAGCCGGAATCACATTGCGGGGCCGACAAGGGATTGTTCAAGAAACCTGGGAAAAGTGTGACGTAGATCCTACCTGTTGTTGTGCCGAACAAGTTGATGTAGGAATGGCAGTGCGTGTGAAATTTCAAGGCTCCGAAGCCGACGAAAGCGACATTGGCTCGTTCTTTCACTACTTTGCCGAAGACGAACTACGACAATTTTTTGCGCAGAAATCACCGATTAATGGCACAGCTTTTGATGGAATGGGCTGTACCGCGTTCAAGTTAGACCAGCTCCGGCAGGCAGGTCAAGATCCACGTCGCATTGCCTCTTACGAACCAAAGGGTAAATTGAATTATGATGATGAATAA